A part of Oryctolagus cuniculus chromosome 4, mOryCun1.1, whole genome shotgun sequence genomic DNA contains:
- the GHSR gene encoding growth hormone secretagogue receptor type 1 isoform X1 produces the protein MWNATPSEEPGSNLTRAELGWDAPPGNDSLADELLQLFPAPLLAGVTATCVALFVVGIAGNLLTMLVVSRFRELRTTTNLYLSSMAFSDLLIFLCMPLDLVRLWQYRPWNFGDLLCKLFQFVSESCTYATVLTITALSVERYFAICFPLRAKVVVTKGRVKLVILVIWALAFCSAGPIFVLVGVEHENGTDPQDTNECRATEFAVRSGLLTVMVWVSSVFFFLPVFCLTVLYSLIGRKLWRRKRGDGAVGSSLRDQNHRQTVKMLAVVVFAFILCWLPFHVGRYLFSKSFEPGSLEIAQISQYCNLVSFVLFYLSAAINPILYNIMSKKYRVAVFKLLGFEPFSQRKLSTLKDESSRAWTKSSINT, from the exons ATGTGGAACGCGACTCCCAGCGAAGAACCCGGGTCCAACCTCACGCGAGCCGAGCTGGGCTGGGACGCGCCCCCAGGCAACGACTCCTTGGCTGACGAGCTGCTGCAGCTCTTCCCCGCGCCGCTGCTGGCCGGCGTCACAGCCACCTGCGTGGCGCTCTTCGTGGTGGGCATCGCGGGCAACCTGCTCACCATGCTGGTGGTGTCGCGCTTCCGCGAGCTGCGCACCACCACCAACCTCTACCTGTCCAGCATGGCCTTCTCTGACCTTCTCATCTTCCTCTGCATGCCCCTGGACCTCGTGCGCCTTTGGCAGTACCGGCCCTGGAACTTTGGCGACCTGCTCTGCAAACTCTTCCAGTTCGTCAGCGAGAGCTGCACTTACGCCACGGTGCTTACCATCACCGCGCTCAGCGTCGAGCGCTACTTCGCCATCTGCTTCCCGCTGCGGGCCAAGGTGGTGGTCACCAAGGGCCGCGTGAAGCTGGTCATCTTGGTCATCTGGGCCTTGGCTTTCTGCAGCGCCGGGCCCATCTTCGTGCTAGTCGGCGTGGAGCACGAGAACGGCACCGACCCTCAGGACACCAACGAGTGCCGCGCCACGGAGTTCGCGGTGCGCTCGGGGCTCCTCACGGTCATGGTGTGGGTGTCCAGCGTCTTCTTCTTCCTGCCTGTCTTCTGCCTCACTGTCCTCTACAGTCTCATCGGCAGAAAGCTGTGGCGAAGGAAGCGCGGCGATGGGGCGGTGGGCTCCTCGCTCAGGGACCAGAACCACAGGCAAACCGTGAAAATGCTGG CTGTCGTGGTGTTCGCTTTCATTCTCTGCTGGCTGCCCTTCCACGTAGGGCGATACTTATTTTCCAAATCCTTTGAGCCTGGGTCCCTGGAGATTGCTCAGATCAGCCAGTACTGCAACCTCGTGTCCTTCGTCCTCTTCTACCTCAGTGCTGCCATCAATCCGATTCTGTACAACATCATGTCCAAGAAGTACCGGGTGGCGGTATTCAAACTTCTGGGATTTGAGCCTTTCTCCCAGAGAAAGCTCTCCACTCTGAAGGATGAAAGTTCTCGAGCCTGGACAAAATCTAGCATTAATACATGA
- the GHSR gene encoding growth hormone secretagogue receptor type 1 (The RefSeq protein has 1 substitution compared to this genomic sequence), with amino-acid sequence MWNATPSEEPGSNLTRAELGWDAPPGNDSLADELLQLFPAPLLAGVTATCVALFVVGIAGNLLTMLVVSRFRELRTTTNLYLSSMAFSDLLIFLCMPLDLVRLWQYRPWNFGDLLCKLFQFVSESCTYATVLTITALSVERYFAICFPLRAKVVVTKGRVKLVILVIWALAFCSAGPIFVLVGVEHENGTDPQDTNECRATEFAVRSGLLTIMVWVSSVFFFLPVFCLTVLYSLIGRKLWRRKRGDGAVGSSLRDQNHRQTVKMLAVVVFAFILCWLPFHVGRYLFSKSFEPGSLEIAQISQYCNLVSFVLFYLSAAINPILYNIMSKKYRVAVFKLLGFEPFSQRKLSTLKDESSRAWTKSSINT; translated from the exons ATGTGGAACGCGACTCCCAGCGAAGAACCCGGGTCCAACCTCACGCGAGCCGAGCTGGGCTGGGACGCGCCCCCAGGCAACGACTCCTTGGCTGACGAGCTGCTGCAGCTCTTCCCCGCGCCGCTGCTGGCCGGCGTCACAGCCACCTGCGTGGCGCTCTTCGTGGTGGGCATCGCGGGCAACCTGCTCACCATGCTGGTGGTGTCGCGCTTCCGCGAGCTGCGCACCACCACCAACCTCTACCTGTCCAGCATGGCCTTCTCTGACCTTCTCATCTTCCTCTGCATGCCCCTGGACCTCGTGCGCCTTTGGCAGTACCGGCCCTGGAACTTTGGCGACCTGCTCTGCAAACTCTTCCAGTTCGTCAGCGAGAGCTGCACTTACGCCACGGTGCTTACCATCACCGCGCTCAGCGTCGAGCGCTACTTCGCCATCTGCTTCCCGCTGCGGGCCAAGGTGGTGGTCACCAAGGGCCGCGTGAAGCTGGTCATCTTGGTCATCTGGGCCTTGGCTTTCTGCAGCGCCGGGCCCATCTTCGTGCTAGTCGGCGTGGAGCACGAGAACGGCACCGACCCTCAGGACACCAACGAGTGCCGCGCCACGGAGTTCGCGGTGCGCTCGGGGCTCCTCACGGTCATGGTGTGGGTGTCCAGCGTCTTCTTCTTCCTGCCTGTCTTCTGCCTCACTGTCCTCTACAGTCTCATCGGCAGAAAGCTGTGGCGAAGGAAGCGCGGCGATGGGGCGGTGGGCTCCTCGCTCAGGGACCAGAACCACAGGCAAACCGTGAAAATGCTGG CTGTCGTGGTGTTCGCTTTCATTCTCTGCTGGCTGCCCTTCCACGTAGGGCGATACTTATTTTCCAAATCCTTTGAGCCTGGGTCCCTGGAGATTGCTCAGATCAGCCAGTACTGCAACCTCGTGTCCTTCGTCCTCTTCTACCTCAGTGCTGCCATCAATCCGATTCTGTACAACATCATGTCCAAGAAGTACCGGGTGGCGGTATTCAAACTTCTGGGATTTGAGCCTTTCTCCCAGAGAAAGCTCTCCACTCTGAAGGATGAAAGTTCTCGAGCCTGGACAAAATCTAGCATTAATACATGA